A window of Daucus carota subsp. sativus chromosome 2, DH1 v3.0, whole genome shotgun sequence genomic DNA:
ttataatgttcTCAAAATATTTTAGGACGATTATTCATTTTAACTTCGCACGGGTTTTAtagatatttttgtaattttcttttaagtATACAGGACCATTACTCATTTTAACTTCACACGAAAATTACGTGGGTATTTGTCCCACAAGAAAATCTTGACTTCTTTGTGAAAATTTCCTACTCCTTTTCATGAGTGTTTAGAGATAAAGGAGTTTGAAAAAAATTCGATTGCAATTTtgagtatataataattaagttaattacttaactaatataattttttgtatctTCCACTTTTTACTtcccaattttttttacataataatttttgttggCAAATTTTCTTacagaaattattattttacataattaattttagttgGAAATTTACGGACCGGTATAAGAGGAGTTAGAATCCCCCATTTATGATTAACACGAATGAGCatgtaatcaaaaatcatacatACAAACACTTGAGTTTAATAGATCACAAACAAACAagacaaaaatgaatattatgtaaaaagtcaagaatagagtacttataaaaatttgagaaatataCAAGTTTTAATTTCATACTTTGTATTtcttctcaaataatttaatcccttataagtcttaacttgctacTAATTCTACTATACTTCTTTATTTCTAAACAAGAAgcaataagtttaaaattatctaaatggCCTCTAACACTACAGGAAAACACGTCAAAACCGACCACACAAAATGGTCGGTTATGAATATTATTGGTCAGTTATACGGCTAAAACTGACCGCTGACCGTGGTCGGTTATGTAAATTGGTCGTGTTTAACACTTATAACCGACCGTGGTGGTGGTCGGTTATATGCTTTTGTATTCTTAGAAATATGGTCCCACATTATGACACCTGTCACCACGTGGAAATGGGTTTCACATCACTACGTCAGCAACAAACAGTAAAACCGACCACAGACTGTGGTCGGTTATGTCCCAGTTACCAGATAGAACTGACCTTTGTCAAACTTCACATACAGTTGGTTATGTGCGGTCGGTTATGACACGGTCGGGTTTAGTCCAGTACGGTTTCCTTATTTGTACAATCGGCCGACTCATAACCAACCGTCTGTAAAGAAGACGGTCGGTTTCTTGGAATTTGTGTATAACATATGTGGTCGGTTTTATACgaatgcggtcggttttctTGTAGTAATATGGTAAAAAACGGTCGGTTATGAATACCATCGGtcggttatatatatatatatatatatatatatatatatatatatatatatatatatataaggattaatcggatttcaaaaattcaatcggtggccgaccttgcagggaTTAATTGGGgtttaatcggttaaatcggggattttatgatatatatcagttataaaaaaaatacttgcAATCATCGcaataatcttaatttttatGCACGTGATATTTGCAAAAATCGTAGAAACTGAACATCGGGAGCGTAAAATTCACCAGAGAGATTCATAACAGCCTAATGCAGATCCTCAGTCAAAGGATTTATTTTCCTGTCAATACAAAACTTGCTCGGATGTCTTCCACATGATCTCTCGGAGTAGACATTACTAACAACTACTACTACAATGTGTTAAATCTTGTGCGATATTACAAATACAGACCATAAACCATACATGTATGTATCAGTCCAGAGAGATGCAGAGATGATGAAGACTGAAGAGATAGCTAGTAGAAAAGAAAAGTAGAGTGAGAAGTGATGAAAGCATTGTAGGCCGTACGCATAGgaaagaaaatataatgaaattttaaatcgtagaatttataattataattttaatttttcacaaCGTTAGGGGTGACTgtctatatttatattcttaatatattttacataaaatattaaaaataaataccatatatatatatatatatatttatatttatattttaatatatttgttcatattattatattatatatatataaatatatatattcttaatatatgaaatttcagGAGTGGTATATTATTAaagcggtcggttttatttgAATGTGGCCGGTTTTATGGTAATAATATGGTAAAAAAACGGTCGGTTATGAGGACAAGCGGTCGGTTTTATTAAACTATTGTAAATCATAACCAATACATAACCAAATTACCATTTCAGTACCAAACCAATTACGAATACATAACCAAATTACCAAGCAGCCTAAACAACATTGTATATCATTACACTATTGTAAATCATTACACAAATTTAAACATCTTCAAATTTAAACATCATTGAAAGTCATCAAAaccgtcatcatcatcatcatcatcatcatcattaccgccattttcttcttcttcctcttcttcattgtgctcaacatcatcatcttgattttcatcatctcgcaattcgtcatcttcatcatcttgattttcatgccgaataaatggtatttgtccatattgtgcaaaatcaacaaatagtgAAAATGAGCTAGCCATTAGATCTATCTTCTTGAAAAGCGTCCTCTATATCATTTTGCACAATAATTGATTCATCAATCGGACGACTTTTAGATTTGACCACCGTATATATTTTGCTTCGTGGATCCAATACACTAGGAGGGTAATATATTTGCAGGCTTGACTAGCTAAAATAAACTGATGATTGATGAATGAAAACACATAAAAGCAATGGGAAAAAGGATATATTTAAGACCTTACAGAATTGTGGGAAGGAGGAGTAGCCCTCTGTCTATGAGTGTGTGACTGTGAGATGAAGAACGATATAATTGGGAAAGATGTAAATTCTGAGAATTTGTAGGTATATATGAGCGACTTTTTCAAGGAATGATGGATTGGGGGACTATTATTACCTTATTAAGACTTGTTGTTAAAATATTAGAACAACCTAGTTTGGTCGTGGTCCAGACCAAAGTAGGTTGGACCCAGTTTTGGTAAGTCATactgaaaatttaaatacatatctttttaaataaaatttaaatacatatttgatTAGGAAAATTTGGGTCAaatgtttaataaaaaaagtttACAGTGCCGCAACTAACTTATACTTACAGAATTTTAGGATTTTCcgaaaaaaaaagtaaattataattttttttctaaaaatatagtataattatatgtgcaattttaattataattcttacaAGCAgataataatcaaatatttttaacaaaGTTACAACCACTTATGTATGATTTTTAACGtattaatttctgaaaatatatttgggaacatggatatttttataattttctctaAATATTTTAGGACGATTATTCATTTTAACTTCGCACGGGTTTTAcggatatttttgtaattttcttttaagtATAGAGGACCATTACTCATTTTAACTTCACATGATAATTACGTGGGTATTTTTCTCACAAGAAAATCTTGACTTCTTTAACTCATGAGTGTTTAGAGATAAAGGAGTTTGAACAATTTGTCAATTGCAATTTtgagtatataataattaagttaattaCCTAACTAATATAACTTTTTGTGTCATCTTCCAAATTTTgttaacataataatttttgttggcaaattttcttacaaaaattattattttatataattaattttagttgGAAATTGACTGGCCTGTCTAAGAGGAGCTAGAGTCGGGGTTTATGATTAACACCAATGGGAATGTAATCAAAATTCATACATGCAAACACTTCAATTTAATAGATCACAAACaagacaaaaataaatattataaaatgtcaAGAATAGAGTACTTATAAAATTCGAGAAATATACGAGCTTTAATTTCATAGTTTGTATTTGtttctcaaatattttaatcactgTTAACTCGCTTCTAATTCTAATACACTTGTTTATTTCTAAACAAGaagcaattattttaaatatatctaaatggcCCCTAATTATTACACATAGAAGAAGGTAGTACCACACTCGCATTTGTACTCTTTTGTTCCACAGATCTTGCTATGAGCTTTCAGGTACAGCACAGCATACCTCTTGTGACACCTGGTACAACCGAATTTCTTCTCACCATGTTTGCGAGCAAAATGCTTCTTGATTCCAGTCAGATCTCCAAGAGCCCTTGCTGGATCATGGTGGGCACAAGCGATTTTGGGGCAGACGTAAACCTTCTTCTGCACCTCCTGATCTGTCCTTTTCTTGAGCTTCCAGGGCAGATTGTGCCCTCTCCTGTGCAGCTGCAAGTTCTGTTCCCTGGGGAAACCCTTGTCGCACAGCTCACATATAAAACGATTTTTCGCAGTAAGATATTCTGGAGAGAGTGCAACAACCACCGCATCAGGATCTGTtatttacaaacatatatcacataattaataacaaataaacagatcaaacaatcaaaaaccaaaaacatatatataagatCATCTTACTTGGATTTCCTGGACGGTTTCAATTCCTTCTCAGAGAAGCAGCATCTGCAGTCCAAAAAAAAGCCACATCAGCACTAGCTCCTTCTCCTGATGAATGCTGAAGTAGAGGAGTCTGCTGATTCTCGAACTCCACTTCTCCAAGACCAGGCATAGATGCAGATGAAGACGCAGCCATTTCTCAAAATTCTTTTGGGGAATTCTGGAGTAGAGATTCTGTTGAT
This region includes:
- the LOC108207356 gene encoding zinc finger protein GAI-ASSOCIATED FACTOR 1-like; this encodes MAASSSASMPGLGEVEFENQQTPLLQHSSGEGANPDAVVVALSPEYLTAKNRFICELCDKGFPREQNLQLHRRGHNLPWKLKKRTDQEVQKKVYVCPKIACAHHDPARALGDLTGIKKHFARKHGEKKFGCTRCHKRYAVLYLKAHSKICGTKEYKCECGTTFFYV